In one window of Azotobacter salinestris DNA:
- the clpS gene encoding ATP-dependent Clp protease adapter ClpS, with the protein MFASTEIRLTFCQDRPEPHEDDSYGLVVQESKPALKVPPMYKVVMFNDDYTPMDFVVEVLEKFFNLNRELATKVMLTVHTEGRAVCGMFTRDVAETKAMQVNQYARECQHPLLCEIEKDG; encoded by the coding sequence ATGTTCGCAAGCACTGAGATTCGACTAACATTCTGTCAGGACCGTCCAGAGCCGCACGAGGACGACTCTTATGGGCTGGTCGTGCAGGAATCCAAGCCTGCGCTGAAGGTGCCACCCATGTATAAGGTGGTAATGTTCAACGACGACTACACGCCGATGGATTTCGTGGTCGAAGTGCTGGAGAAATTTTTCAACCTTAACCGCGAGTTGGCAACGAAAGTCATGCTGACTGTCCATACAGAGGGGCGGGCAGTGTGTGGAATGTTTACTCGTGACGTTGCGGAAACCAAGGCCATGCAGGTCAACCAATATGCAAGGGAATGCCAGCATCCGCTGCTCTGTGAGATCGAGAAGGACGGTTAA
- the cspD gene encoding cold shock domain-containing protein CspD yields the protein MLSGKVKWFNNAKGYGFIVADGRDEDLFAHYSAIQMDGYKTLKAGQAVTFELLQGPKGLHAINIRPCPAPAENSAKLSLTQPSSLTDIAGTL from the coding sequence ATGCTAAGCGGCAAGGTCAAGTGGTTCAACAACGCAAAGGGATATGGATTCATCGTGGCAGATGGCCGCGACGAAGATTTGTTCGCCCATTATTCGGCCATTCAAATGGATGGCTACAAGACCTTGAAAGCCGGTCAGGCGGTGACTTTCGAGCTACTGCAAGGCCCAAAGGGGCTTCATGCAATCAATATCCGCCCCTGCCCGGCGCCGGCCGAGAACTCGGCCAAGCTCAGCCTGACACAACCATCCTCCCTTACGGATATTGCCGGCACTTTATAG